The genome window CGCCTCGTGGTCCAGGCGTCCGCGGACGGCGATCACCCGGGCCAGGGCCTCCTGGACCAGGTGGTGGACGGTGTCCGGGTCGCGGGCCCGTACCACCACCCGCCGGAGCATCGGCTCCAGCTCCAGGATGTCCTCGTGCCGGGAGTCGGCGACCGGTGACGCAGCCGCATGGAGACTCTTGTCGATGATCTCCCCGTCTTGTTGTCACTCCTGTCCCGGACGACGGTGCGTAATGCGAGACGCCGACGTGCGTTGCATCCAGTAGAGGACGCCGCCGCCCGGCTGGCGTGCCCTGGACACCGATGTCCCGGGGCGGCGGTCAGGGCGGCCCCGCATGGGGGACGGGGTCACCGACCGCCGCCTCCGGACCGCGAGCCGAAGGCCAGCAGGAGGGGGCATGGAGGACTACGAGGACGGACAGGAGCAGGCGGTTCCCCAGCCGTCGTCGTCCCTCGGCGGGGACGCGCTGGACTCGGTCGTGCGTCCGGCCCTGGTCGCGGCGACCCGGTTGTTCCTGGTCGCCGGGGTCGCGCTGGTGCTGGTCGACGAGGCCGGCGAGCTGCGCGGGACGGTCGCCGCCGGCGACCTCGCCCAGGTCCTGGAGGACGCCGCCCCGCAGCTCTGGTCCGGCCCATCCCTGGACGTCCTGGCCGACGGCGCGCCGGTCCGCACCTCCAACCTCCGCGGCCCGGGCAGCTGGCCCGCCCTGGCCCGCCTGCCCGCCCTGGCCGGCGTGAACAGCCTCGTCTGCGTCCCGGTCGAGGGCGCGGCCGGCCCCATCGGCACCCTCACGGCCGTCCGCCGCCCGGCAAGGCCCTGGCCGGCCCAGGAGGTCGAGGGCCTGCTCGTCTACGCCGGCGTGGTCGCCTCCCTGGTCAGGGCGGCCGCCGAGTCGGAGCGCACCGCCCAGATCATCGACCAGCTCGAGCACGCCCTCCACCATCGGGTCGTGATCGAGCAGGCCAAGGGCATCCTGATGGAACGCGAGCAGCTCGACCCGGCCGGTGCCTTCGATCGCCTCCGCAAGGCCGCCCGGGCCGGCCGCCGCCGTGTCAGCGAGGTCGCCGCCGAGGTCGTGGCCGGCCACGAACTCCCCCCGCCCACCCCTTCGAACGGCAACGGCGGCCACCCTCCGGCATGATGGCCGAGGGGGCCCGACGCCACGACGCCCAGGAGGGACCCCCATGGAGGTGCTCTACACCGCCGAAGCCACCGCCACCGGCGGCCGCAGGAACGGCCGCGCCTGGTCCTCCGACGGCGCCATCGACGTCCAGATCAACCCCCCCAAGGAGGTCGGCGGCTCGGGCGAGGGCACCAACCCCGAGCAGCTGTTCGCCGCCGGCTACGCCGCCTGCTTCGACAACGCTCTCGCCAGCGTGGCCCGGATGGACAAGATCGACCCCGGCCAGACCACCGTCACCGCCCTGGTCGCCCTGGCCAAGCACCCCGAAGGGGGCTTCGCCCTCGACGTCGAGCTCCGGGTGACCGTTCCCGACCTCCCC of Actinomycetota bacterium contains these proteins:
- a CDS encoding GAF and ANTAR domain-containing protein encodes the protein MEDYEDGQEQAVPQPSSSLGGDALDSVVRPALVAATRLFLVAGVALVLVDEAGELRGTVAAGDLAQVLEDAAPQLWSGPSLDVLADGAPVRTSNLRGPGSWPALARLPALAGVNSLVCVPVEGAAGPIGTLTAVRRPARPWPAQEVEGLLVYAGVVASLVRAAAESERTAQIIDQLEHALHHRVVIEQAKGILMEREQLDPAGAFDRLRKAARAGRRRVSEVAAEVVAGHELPPPTPSNGNGGHPPA
- a CDS encoding organic hydroperoxide resistance protein, with amino-acid sequence MEVLYTAEATATGGRRNGRAWSSDGAIDVQINPPKEVGGSGEGTNPEQLFAAGYAACFDNALASVARMDKIDPGQTTVTALVALAKHPEGGFALDVELRVTVPDLPHDEAESLVAKAHRRCPYSRATKGNVDVRLVVL